The following nucleotide sequence is from Fusarium graminearum PH-1 chromosome 1, whole genome shotgun sequence.
AGAGATTGTGACAAAAGTGGAAACTGGCTTGCATCTTTCCCAAGTATTCATGCTCAACGGGCTCCTTTGAGCATCTTTGGTTAATAGGTGGTTGCACAGCATTTCGGACGTTTTCTAATAATGATAAACACTACATCTGCATCATCCCGCTTCCAACTAATACTTGTAATTGAACCACGCTGTTTCAATCCCTCTACAATTTGAGGAGATGAGTGTAGGTTATCTATCATGAATCGTAATTTCAAATACCGCTACTATGGTGTCTGATTGGTAGGTATCGCAACGGACACGATAACAAGGTGAAACGAATGCATGACTAGCAAGCAAACCGGCAAGTTATATTTTGCAGATCTCATATCATACTACACCGTAAATATCTCACCAAGAAAGTATACCAATATGGAGACGAACAATTTACCCTGTAGAGGGGCACCAATCTGCTGTTGCGACAATCTCTCCGGGAATTACTCCGTGTTGTCTATTAAATGATCAAGAACTACCGCTATGGGTAGCTATTGTAAAGTGTTTCCTTGTGACTTTTCTCCTACAGAACGATTGAACAATAAGACGCCGTGTAACACGACTCAGTCGTTAGAACTTTGGAGATCAGTGAACACCCCGCATCGAcaatccatccatcagcTCGTGTTAGAGCCTCAGTACCGGACTCGTCTCTGATACAACGATCTGAACGACTCATTTCTATTCGGATATTTCGGTAGAGACGGACGTAGAACGCACAGTGTGTCTGTCAAAAAGTCCATCAATTGGTTGATCGTGAGTTTGTCTCTGATCACGAGCGACCATTCTCACGTGCGAGGAGCGCTCAAGATGTATATAGCTAACAGACCGCTAGACACCACAAGAAGTTTCGCCCATAACCAGATTCACCCCACCAAGAAACAGCCATGGGTAGTACAGGTCAAACTCTACGAGCTTGGTGGAAAGAGAGCTCGGTATATCAAATATACCCTGCGTCTTACCAAGACTCCACAGGCTCTGGTGTTGGTGACCTCAAAGGTATCATCTCTCGAGTTGACTACCTCAAAGACTTGGGCGTTGATATCATATGGCTTTCTCCCATCTTCAAGAGTCCCCAGGTTGATATGGTTTGTCACCTCTTTAAATGCCATATTCATTCAAACTGATATCGGGACAGGGGTACGATATCAGCGACTACTACACCGTTGATCCTCCGTATGGCAACgtctctgatgttgatgttctcaaagacAAACTACATGAGCGAGGAATGAAACTTGTTCTCGATTTGGTGATGAACCACACCAGCGACCAACACGAGTGGTTCAAGGAGTCTcgcaagtccaaggacaaCCCCTACCGAGACTGGTATATCTGGAAGCCTGCAAAGTACGATGCAGACGGAAACAGACACCCCCCCAACAACTGGGATGCTCACTTCCAGGGTAAATACACCCCTATTCCTTCATCAAGACTTGTGACCACAAAAGCTCACCCATCGCAGGAAGTGCCTGGGAGTACGACGAGATCACAGATGAGTACTacctctgcctcttctgcAAGCAGCAGCCAGATCTCAACTGGGAGAACCCAGCGGTCAGAAAACAGGTCCACCAGGTAATGCGCTTCTGGCTTGACCGAGGCGTCGATGGTTTCCGCATGGACGTCATCAACTTTGTCAGCAAGGACCAAGCATTCCCCGACTCAGACAAGACTGTCCTCCGTGGGACAGAGTACTATGCATGTGGTCCTAGGTGTCATGAGTTCCTCAAGGAAATCGGTAGCATTCTCCAGGAGTACGATGCCTTTAGTGTTGGTGAAATGCCTTGTGTTCATGATGAGAGGGAGTTGATCAAGGCTGTGCACGGTGACCGAGGAGAGCTGAGCATGATCTTCCATTTTGAGCTGTAAGTCGACCTTTATCTTTTCTGTGTTTTGTGAACAGTGAGCTGAGAAAATTAGGATGGATCTTGATCACGGCGTCGAAGGCAAGTTCACGCCCAGATCCTGGAAACTATCAGAGCTGAAGGCTACAACCCTCAAGTGGCAGAGGTTCATGTACGACAACGAAGGCTGGAACGCGCTGTACCTGGAGAACCACGATCAGCCACGAGCTGTCAGCCGCTTCGTCCACGATGATCCTGAGCATCGCGTTGCCAGCGCGAAACTGATCGCactcttcctcggcttccagTCAGGCACACCCTTCATCTACCAAGGCCAGGAGATTGGTATGACCAATGTTCCGAAGGACTGGGACTTGGAAGAGTACAAGGACCTTGACTGTCTTAAACATTGGGAGTAAGTTAGCCAGCGCCCATAGATCAGCATGTGCTAACAGCTCCTACAGTCTTCAcaagaatgatgatgttgcaGCCCAGAATTCCTACAAGGTCGAGTATCAAAGGAAGTCTCGTGACAACGCTCGTACCCCTATGCAATGGGATGCAAGCCCAAACGCAGGCTTCACCACTGCTGATGCCAACCCGTGGATGCGCGTCAACGACAACTATACCGACATCAACGCTGCTTCACAGACATCAGATTCCAACTCTGTGTACAGCTGTTATCGTCAAGTACTTGGGAAGCGCAAGGAGTACAAGGATATCTTTGTCTATGGTAACTTCCAACTCGTGGACGAGTccaacgacaagatcttTGCGTACTCACGACGGGCTGATAGCGGGGAGACGGCTCTCGTCGTGTGCAACTTCTCAGTGGATTCCGTTGCATGGAAGTTACCTGGCGAGGCTCGAGAGGTGCTGACTAGTCCAGCGGGAAGGACACTCAATGACTTGAACAGTGGTGAGATCAAGCTAGCACCCTGTGAGGCTTTCGCTGTCCTCCTGAAATGAGGAAAGTCAGTCTGTAGCCATATGATATGCAGTTATACTGCGGGGAAACATTGGTACATAGAAGAATTAGTAGAACCAAAGAATATGTTCTGCAATCCTTCATTTCATAAACATTAATTACCCATGCATGTGCCAAAGTAGAAGCAAGACGAGGAAGTGCATTCTCATTACCCAGCGGTTAATTTCGGCTGAGTATCTATTCATACAGAATACATAAACCACTCCTTGTCCCGCTCTATTCTTGTAGTTGTCATAACGCCGACGCTCTAATCCTGTCGTCCCTTTAGTAATCGCTTGGTaaccttgtccttctcgataATGTAAACGTGGGCACCCCAGCCGGAAAGAGCATCACGGTCAACGGCGTTGAGCAAAGACTGGGAGATGGTCTCGAAAAGGGCATCGGGCTCCTATAGAAGGGACTATTAGCATTTCAACCTTGAGCAATGTAATATCCAAGCCAGACTGGGATATAGCTTCTGGCCTGCACCGTCCAAGTACGCACCAGATCGGGTTCCCAGAGACCCTCACACATGCCAAAGAGCTGCTCTGAAGCGGTACCAGAGACAATAAAGTCCTTGGCAAAATCGATGCAGCCAATACTGTCGAAGCCGCAGATGAAAGGCTTGCCGGTCTTGGGATCTAGGCCAGCGACAACAGGAGACACAAAGTAAGGACCGAAACGGCGCTCGTAAAGGGACGAAGAGACGAGGTTGGCGAAGGTACGAGGTGCGATATCGCGCTCCTCACGCAGGCGGTACATGTTGACCTTGTAGCGGAAGAGGTCGCTCACGGTGTTCACATCGGTGGCCAGGCCAGTCAGACCAAGGAAGACATCGCCGTACTGGAAGATCTTGGGGAAGTCGTTGGAAACAGTAAGGGCCTGGAGACCAAGACGAAGATCGCATGCGATGGCGACACAGTCCTTGCCGACCATGGCGACACAGGCACCGCCGTCTGTGAGGGAGGGGAGGTTAGCTTTATATGATCATTGGTATGACGACGAGCGGTCCAGACGAACTTATCGAGAAGGGAGACGACTGTTTATCAAATTGATGCAATTAGCTTGGGAAAGTAACAACAGCTGGCAAGATCATTGTTGACATACCATGATGGCTTGTTAAAAGTGAATAGGTAGATGCGAGGTTGGACAATCGACGTCAACCAGCGACCGTCTTATCGAGAGGAAGCCGAGGACGATTTGAGCAAGGGATCGTTATATGAAGCCAAGTGTTCGGCTGTCGCTAATtcgtatcgtatcgtatcgtatcgtatcgtcGCGTCAGTGGGTTGTTGGGGAGGTTGACGTGGAGTCGAGGGATTGCAAGATGGATGGTTGAAGCTCCCGTCACTGAACTGGAGCTACAAAAGGTGCAGTGCAATGAGGTTGCGTTGCTGCTCTGAAAGGTACGTACAGGCGGGCTGGCAAGGCAAACACGGTCTGGCGCGGCcgggaagaagcagctcagTGAAGTGGAGGTCCACGTTGACTGAAGCAGCCTGAGAGCTGTGGCGTCTGAGGCGCAGCAGATAGCTCAGGTTGTGCTAGGTAAGCTCACAGTTTAAGAAACCCAGAGTAATGATCTCATTCACCTCTGTAGCTCCAGTTGTAGGAACGATACAAGGGTGACAGATAAATATATTTGGCGTCGTGAATCACAGTCTTTACAGCACGACTTGTCAAATCCGTACAGCAGGTTGAAGAAGTGGCTGAAGAGCTTGGCGCTTGATACTTGATTGAAACTAATGCCCTGTAATTTACAGATAGCATTAGATGGTCTTATCTGTAGAAGCTTCTAGTATTCATATCCATACCTTTGTCGGCACTGAGGTAAGGAATATCCTGTGGTAATTGCCATGGAAATCATTCATAACTCGCGGCTGCCTACTACCTGCCCGAGTCCTCTTCCTACTCCATACTGCCCGTGGACTTAGCTCAAGGCCCCCTACGCTGTAACCCCGCCGTGCACACGCTTTCGTCTTTATTAGCTGCCTGCTTACATCACCGCcaaccaagctcaacctccCCGCGGTCGTCTTTGATCAACAGTTCACAACGTTCCTGGTTCATACCTACATAAACTTTGCATCGTTATTTCTTACCTGACTCTACCTATTCCATGGCAACCAACGTCGTTGTGATAGCATCCGACTTGCGGCGGGCTACTATCAAAGTCACGCCTGGAACATACCTAATTGATGTATTGGAGGAAGCATGCCGAAGACTTAACCTCTCCAGTGACAAATATCTCGTCAAGTGAGTCCATGCACATCCTATCACTTTCTCTGGCCAGATATTgatatcatcttctttcagGCACCGGCAAAAAACAGTTGATCTTTCCATCCCTTTTCGTACTTCTGGTCTAAGTCCTGGCGCAAAGCTCGAGCTTGTGCAGAAGTCAAAAACACCCTCCGCCATTCAAGTCGCTCTTCAAATCCCACCCCCCGATGGTCGCGAAATACCAGGTGGAAGGCTGATCAAAAAGTTCCCCAGCGATCTAACCATATGGAAGGTTCTACGCCAATTCGAGAGTGGCGAGGCGAGTAATGGaaagaacatcaacatcacgGCCCGCGGGGTTGCGTGTATGGAAAACAGCTCAGGAAGCGGCAGCGGGCAGTTGCACTACGAAGAACCCGTCTTGAACATTATGGGTAGAGAACTCTCGTCTTTCACAGACTTCCAGAAGACACTGTCACAACTCGGATACAACTCTGGAAGTGTTTTGATCAGATTGTCCTATCGTcagacagacaagacactATTCGACGCCATGACAGAAATCGGCCAATTCTTCAAGGAAACAGACGAAGAATaccagaaggaggaggcaccgacaacaaaacaagaggCCGAGCTTGTTTCAACGGAAGAAGTAGAGAAAcaggaagagcaagcacCACAAGAGGTGGCTGACTCCAAAATGGCGGATGTCCAGGCAGAACAGTCCCCGGCGGTGATTCCGGTTCAGCAGGAGAAAGGACCCGAGACTGCTACAGAAGATGATATGGAAGTCGACTCTTCTCAGTCTAATGACCCACTGGCACCTGTAAACGTCTTCCTCGCGCCTTCAGGTTCAACGCCTGCAGCAGCTTTGGCTCCCGCTCCCGAAACAGACTTCGCTCCCACCATTGCGCACGCGCAGCTCCACCAAGCTCGATTGCAGGAAAACTCAAGAAACAGGCGACTACTTTCGGATAAAGAGTTAgaagagaaggctgccgcagaagctgccaagatcaacgccatcaaatccattctcgtcaaggtcagATTCCCagacaacaccagcagcgactGGGAGGTGAGCCCATCGCATAGTGGGCAGTTCCTGTACGACGCTGTTCGACATGTCATGGCCCATAACGACCAacctttccatcttgttcttcccGGAACCAAAATCGTAATCAAGGACGACCCCAGCTCCAGCAATGGACTGATAAAGGCCTATAAAATGTCTGGAAGAACTCTTATTAACTTGGTCTGGGACGACGTTGTGCCATTAGCTGTGCGGAAAAAAGCTTTCCTCAAGGCCAATATcgctcaacaaggtcaacaagtcAAGGTCCCCGAACCTGTCACTCctgatgagaagggcgaggATGTTTCCGTGGCTCGGCGAACACCAACAGAGAAGGATGAGGGATCGGGAGATAAGATTGCGAAGAAAATACCCAAGTGGCTCAAGCTAGGAAAGAAATAGGCAGCTACTACATGGGTAGGTAGTAAACGGTTGTTGGAAACATTTTAGACAAGCATCAATGGTCATTCATCGGAGTTGGTAGTATCACGTAGTAAACCAGAAGTTAGTCAGCGTATAAAGCGAAATGCATCGCTATCGGCATAATCATATTCATGTTGTACGACAAACTTCACACTGAAAAGATAAAGGCTGTCACGGAGTAAACTGGTAGGAGCGTGGCTTGATCATTATGCCATAAATTGCTTGAAAGTGTTGGTATTCCGGTGAGCCGCAGCTTCTTTGCCACGGAGCATCAAAGCCGTTAATTTTTTAGATCATACCGTGACCACGCCAATCCATGCGAACCCCATTCGGTTCCAGATTCCCAGAAATCAGATTAAGCGATTTAGTGACCAGCACGGCGAGACTCAGCGATGACACGCTGGAgctcgtcgaccttggccttggcacGGCCGAAGGTACCGAGCTGTGAGATGAGTTAGTATGTATATCGGGAAACGTTTCGGTATTGCTTCTGCGGTTCGACGTACTCTCTTCTTAGCGAGCTTACGGGCACGCTTGTCCTTGGAGTTGCGGAGCAACTCGATGACTCGGCGCTCGTAGGGGGCGAGGCTGTG
It contains:
- a CDS encoding oligo-1,6-glucosidase produces the protein MGSTGQTLRAWWKESSVYQIYPASYQDSTGSGVGDLKGIISRVDYLKDLGVDIIWLSPIFKSPQVDMGYDISDYYTVDPPYGNVSDVDVLKDKLHERGMKLVLDLVMNHTSDQHEWFKESRKSKDNPYRDWYIWKPAKYDADGNRHPPNNWDAHFQGSAWEYDEITDEYYLCLFCKQQPDLNWENPAVRKQVHQVMRFWLDRGVDGFRMDVINFVSKDQAFPDSDKTVLRGTEYYACGPRCHEFLKEIGSILQEYDAFSVGEMPCVHDERELIKAVHGDRGELSMIFHFELMDLDHGVEGKFTPRSWKLSELKATTLKWQRFMYDNEGWNALYLENHDQPRAVSRFVHDDPEHRVASAKLIALFLGFQSGTPFIYQGQEIGMTNVPKDWDLEEYKDLDCLKHWDLHKNDDVAAQNSYKVEYQRKSRDNARTPMQWDASPNAGFTTADANPWMRVNDNYTDINAASQTSDSNSVYSCYRQVLGKRKEYKDIFVYGNFQLVDESNDKIFAYSRRADSGETALVVCNFSVDSVAWKLPGEAREVLTSPAGRTLNDLNSGEIKLAPCEAFAVLLK
- a CDS encoding proteasome component PUP3 — its product is MVGKDCVAIACDLRLGLQALTVSNDFPKIFQYGDVFLGLTGLATDVNTVSDLFRYKVNMYRLREERDIAPRTFANLVSSSLYERRFGPYFVSPVVAGLDPKTGKPFICGFDSIGCIDFAKDFIVSGTASEQLFGMCEGLWEPDLEPDALFETISQSLLNAVDRDALSGWGAHVYIIEKDKVTKRLLKGRQD